A section of the Amycolatopsis sp. AA4 genome encodes:
- a CDS encoding DedA family protein: MNWTDPSAIGYPALFGGVLLGSVIPIVPTGAVVGAAAAVAMTTDHLSLPLVILLAVAGAYLGDVITFAVPRFGSEPLLRFVERRQQAERLAKGREQFARRGWQLVVIGRLVPAGRIPVLLAAGTLGYPWRKFLPSGLLACVLWAVAYSLLGILSGGIFDSPLIATLLATVLVLLVTVVTTLISKKRAAHQTEGHR, translated from the coding sequence GTGAATTGGACTGACCCGTCAGCGATCGGCTACCCGGCGCTGTTCGGCGGAGTACTGCTCGGCTCCGTGATCCCGATCGTCCCGACCGGCGCGGTCGTCGGCGCGGCAGCCGCCGTCGCGATGACCACCGACCACCTCTCGCTCCCCCTGGTCATCCTGCTGGCGGTAGCGGGCGCGTACCTGGGCGACGTGATCACCTTCGCCGTTCCCAGGTTCGGCAGTGAACCCCTCCTGCGCTTTGTCGAACGACGCCAGCAAGCTGAACGCCTCGCGAAGGGCCGCGAACAGTTCGCGCGACGCGGGTGGCAACTCGTGGTGATCGGCCGCCTGGTACCCGCCGGACGCATTCCGGTGCTGCTCGCCGCGGGCACGCTCGGCTATCCGTGGCGCAAATTCCTGCCGTCCGGTCTGCTGGCCTGCGTGCTGTGGGCGGTGGCGTACTCGCTGCTCGGCATCCTCAGCGGCGGCATCTTCGACTCACCGCTCATCGCCACGCTGCTCGCCACCGTCCTGGTGCTGCTCGTGACCGTCGTGACCACGCTGATCTCCAAGAAACGGGCGGCTCACCAGACGGAAGGACACCGATGA
- a CDS encoding methyltransferase domain-containing protein has protein sequence MRTFDELVDEAASASVDGWDFSWLDGRASEQRPSWGYQRLLGERLRHVQSVVDIQTGGGEVLAGVPVLPPLTVATESWPPNITKAAALLEPRGATVIADTDEPPLPFRDNTFEMVVSRHPVTVWWDEIARVLQPGGSYLSQQVGPWSVFELVEYFLGPQPPEVRNGRHPDRAKAEAEKAGLEVVDLRFEELRTEFHDIGAVIYFLRKVIWMVPGFTVDEYLPRLRELHEELRQGPFVATTTRYLIEARKR, from the coding sequence ATGCGCACCTTCGACGAACTGGTGGACGAGGCCGCGTCGGCGTCCGTGGACGGCTGGGATTTCTCCTGGCTCGACGGCCGGGCCAGCGAACAGCGGCCGTCCTGGGGGTATCAGCGGCTGCTCGGCGAACGGCTGCGGCACGTCCAGTCCGTTGTGGACATCCAGACCGGCGGCGGCGAAGTGCTGGCCGGGGTGCCGGTCCTGCCGCCGCTGACGGTCGCCACCGAATCGTGGCCGCCGAATATCACGAAGGCTGCCGCGTTGCTGGAACCGCGGGGTGCGACCGTCATAGCGGACACGGACGAGCCGCCGCTTCCGTTTCGGGACAACACCTTCGAGATGGTGGTCAGCAGGCATCCGGTCACCGTCTGGTGGGACGAGATCGCCCGCGTCCTCCAGCCGGGCGGCAGTTATCTGTCGCAGCAGGTCGGGCCGTGGAGTGTGTTCGAGCTGGTCGAGTATTTCCTCGGACCGCAGCCGCCGGAAGTGCGCAATGGCCGGCACCCGGACCGCGCGAAGGCCGAGGCGGAGAAGGCCGGGCTGGAGGTGGTGGATCTACGCTTCGAGGAGCTGCGCACTGAATTCCACGACATCGGTGCGGTGATTTACTTCCTGCGCAAGGTGATCTGGATGGTCCCGGGCTTCACCGTGGACGAGTACCTGCCGCGGCTGCGCGAATTGCACGAGGAGCTGCGGCAGGGCCCGTTCGTCGCGACGACTACTCGGTACCTGATCGAGGCGCGCAAGCGATAG
- a CDS encoding glutaredoxin domain-containing protein, giving the protein MSNPIVYGASWCPDVKRSRALLDAKGVEYDYVDVEADPAAEARVRQLQDGARRIPTIVFADGSHLVEPSDDELNAHLAR; this is encoded by the coding sequence ATGAGCAACCCGATCGTCTACGGCGCGAGCTGGTGCCCGGACGTCAAACGCAGCCGTGCGCTGCTCGACGCGAAGGGCGTCGAGTACGACTACGTGGACGTCGAGGCCGACCCCGCCGCCGAAGCCCGCGTACGCCAGCTGCAGGACGGCGCCCGCCGCATCCCGACCATCGTCTTCGCGGACGGCAGCCACCTCGTGGAGCCGAGCGACGACGAACTGAACGCGCACCTCGCGCGGTGA
- a CDS encoding terpene synthase: protein MQPFVLPEFYLSYPARLNPHLDGARKHSKAWAYSMDMIDVPQHGTVIWNEHDLDSHDYALLCSYTHPDAAPRELDLVTDWYVWVFYFDDHFLELFKRTGDIEHARAYLDRIARFMPAEGEITETPENPVERGLTDLWNRTVPHRSAGWRHRFRESTRNLLDESLWELANINESRIANPIEYVAMRRKVGGAPWSANLIEHSLNAEVPDEIAAKRPMEVLRDCFADAVHLRNDLFSYQREVEDEGELSNSVLVFEKFLGCSTQEAADAVNNLLTSRLHQFEHTAVTEVPALFDEHDVQPAGRAETLAYVKGLQDWQSGGHEWHLRSSRYMNKGALDTLSGPEILGGPTGLGTSAARIFRSVTATAPQRTRAFTHQPHEQLGPVALPSLPLPFRLQLSPHLAAERKKITDWPRRMGFLSEGVWDATRLHKIDIPVASAGLCPAAPPEQLSLTTDWLTWGTYADDYYTEALSHDLSAARLTTERLKLFMPTDGKPPPTPQTALETGLANLWQRTTGPLSPAEREAFRATVESMIDSWVWEVANQAQNRIPDPIDYVEMRRRTFGSELVTSISRLTNSRTVPPEIHRNRVIEALEDSAADYAWLINDLFSYRKEIEYEGALHNAVLVVRSFLDVDQDRAIQIVADLAEARLTEFRHAVEVGLPGLFADYGLDEEARNTLTDYADLLKNLMTGIANWHQKSARYTDEELDRVRNTQLHTAAAAPIDTAKALQHPGCTGTPRGPKPLLTSHSQ, encoded by the coding sequence GTGCAGCCGTTCGTCCTGCCCGAGTTCTATCTGTCCTACCCGGCCCGGCTGAACCCGCACCTGGACGGCGCGCGGAAGCACAGCAAGGCGTGGGCGTACTCGATGGACATGATCGACGTGCCCCAGCACGGCACCGTCATCTGGAACGAGCACGACCTCGACTCCCACGATTACGCGCTGCTGTGCTCCTACACCCATCCCGACGCCGCCCCGCGGGAACTCGACCTCGTCACGGACTGGTACGTCTGGGTATTCTATTTTGACGACCATTTCCTGGAACTCTTCAAACGCACCGGCGACATCGAACACGCCCGCGCTTACCTCGACCGGATCGCGCGTTTCATGCCCGCCGAAGGCGAAATCACCGAAACCCCGGAAAACCCCGTCGAACGCGGCCTGACCGACCTGTGGAACCGCACCGTCCCGCATCGGTCAGCAGGCTGGCGGCACCGCTTCCGCGAAAGCACCCGCAACCTTCTCGACGAATCCCTCTGGGAACTGGCCAACATCAACGAAAGCCGGATCGCGAACCCCATCGAGTACGTCGCCATGCGCCGCAAAGTCGGCGGCGCCCCCTGGTCCGCGAACCTGATCGAACACTCGCTGAACGCCGAGGTTCCCGACGAAATCGCCGCGAAACGCCCGATGGAAGTCCTGCGCGATTGCTTCGCCGACGCCGTGCACCTCCGCAACGACCTCTTCTCCTACCAGCGGGAAGTCGAGGACGAGGGCGAACTTTCCAACAGTGTCCTGGTCTTCGAAAAGTTCCTCGGCTGCTCCACCCAAGAGGCCGCGGACGCGGTAAACAATCTGCTCACCTCGCGCCTGCACCAGTTCGAACACACCGCCGTCACCGAAGTCCCAGCGCTCTTCGACGAACACGACGTACAACCAGCCGGACGAGCCGAAACCCTCGCGTACGTCAAAGGCCTGCAAGACTGGCAATCCGGCGGGCACGAATGGCACCTGCGCTCAAGCCGCTACATGAACAAAGGCGCCCTGGACACCCTCAGCGGCCCGGAAATACTCGGCGGCCCAACCGGACTAGGCACCTCCGCCGCCCGAATCTTCCGCTCCGTCACCGCCACCGCCCCTCAACGCACCCGAGCCTTCACCCACCAACCCCACGAACAACTGGGCCCCGTCGCCCTTCCCTCACTCCCTTTGCCCTTCCGCCTGCAACTGAGCCCGCACCTAGCCGCGGAACGCAAGAAAATCACCGATTGGCCGCGACGCATGGGCTTCCTCTCGGAGGGAGTCTGGGACGCCACCCGCTTGCACAAGATCGATATACCGGTGGCCTCCGCAGGCCTCTGCCCCGCCGCGCCCCCGGAGCAACTGTCCCTCACCACCGACTGGCTCACCTGGGGCACCTACGCCGACGACTACTACACGGAGGCCCTCTCCCACGACCTTTCCGCCGCCAGACTGACCACCGAACGCCTCAAACTCTTCATGCCCACCGACGGCAAACCCCCGCCCACCCCGCAAACGGCGCTGGAAACCGGCCTGGCCAACCTGTGGCAACGCACCACCGGCCCACTGAGCCCCGCCGAACGCGAAGCCTTCCGCGCCACCGTCGAGTCCATGATCGACTCCTGGGTGTGGGAAGTGGCCAACCAGGCCCAAAACCGCATCCCGGACCCGATCGACTACGTCGAAATGCGCCGCCGCACCTTCGGTTCCGAACTGGTGACCAGCATCAGCCGCTTGACCAACAGCCGCACGGTACCGCCGGAAATCCACCGGAACCGGGTCATCGAAGCACTGGAGGATTCGGCCGCCGACTACGCCTGGCTGATCAACGATTTGTTCTCCTACCGCAAAGAAATAGAATACGAAGGCGCCCTGCACAACGCGGTGCTGGTAGTCAGGTCCTTCCTGGACGTAGACCAAGACCGAGCCATCCAAATCGTCGCCGACCTGGCAGAAGCAAGGCTGACCGAATTCCGCCACGCAGTAGAGGTAGGCCTGCCCGGCCTCTTCGCCGACTACGGCCTGGACGAGGAAGCACGAAACACCCTCACCGACTACGCAGACCTGCTGAAAAACCTGATGACCGGCATCGCGAACTGGCACCAGAAATCCGCCCGATACACCGACGAAGAACTGGACCGAGTCCGAAACACCCAACTCCACACCGCAGCAGCAGCCCCCATCGACACCGCGAAAGCCCTCCAACACCCAGGCTGCACCGGCACCCCACGGGGCCCCAAGCCCCTACTCACCTCGCACAGCCAGTAA
- a CDS encoding MBL fold metallo-hydrolase, producing the protein MTSPNLHFLGHATTRVELAGQVALTDPVLTRWIGPLTRVVPKPDVAAWTGVDLVLISHLHGDHLHLPSLKLLGKTTRIVVPRGAGSWLAKQGFTEVEELSPGQTITSGNLHITATTAVHSGHRWGPRLTHGPQSPALGHLLEGDNHRIYSAGDTDLFPGMADLGPVDVALLPVWGWGPNLGPGHLTPERAAEAAALLQARAAVPVHWGTLAVPGIHRTAKMRHLLVEPPRTFAHHVRCKGLDTEVLHTRPGSDVLLPTREERG; encoded by the coding sequence GTGACCAGCCCGAACCTCCACTTCCTAGGCCACGCGACCACCCGCGTGGAACTAGCCGGACAGGTCGCCCTGACCGACCCAGTCCTCACCCGCTGGATCGGCCCCCTCACCCGGGTAGTCCCGAAACCCGACGTAGCCGCCTGGACCGGAGTGGACCTCGTCCTCATCTCCCACCTCCACGGCGACCACCTCCACCTCCCCTCCCTGAAACTCCTGGGCAAAACCACGAGAATCGTCGTCCCCCGAGGCGCAGGCTCCTGGCTCGCCAAACAGGGCTTCACCGAGGTAGAAGAACTCTCCCCAGGCCAAACCATCACCTCCGGCAACCTGCACATCACCGCCACCACGGCCGTCCACTCCGGCCACCGCTGGGGCCCGCGCCTCACCCACGGCCCGCAAAGCCCCGCCCTGGGCCACCTCCTCGAGGGCGACAACCACCGGATCTACTCCGCAGGCGACACCGACCTCTTCCCCGGCATGGCCGACCTGGGTCCAGTCGACGTGGCCCTCCTCCCGGTCTGGGGCTGGGGCCCGAACCTCGGCCCCGGCCACCTCACCCCGGAACGAGCCGCCGAAGCCGCCGCGCTCCTGCAGGCCCGCGCGGCGGTCCCGGTCCACTGGGGCACCCTCGCCGTCCCCGGCATCCACCGGACCGCGAAAATGCGCCACCTCCTCGTGGAACCCCCGCGCACCTTCGCGCACCACGTCCGCTGCAAAGGCCTGGACACCGAGGTCCTGCACACGCGCCCCGGTTCCGACGTCCTGCTCCCGACCCGCGAGGAGCGCGGGTGA
- a CDS encoding phage holin family protein, whose product MTTPAPAKGRLLRGGRVVARVLLVWVAVTGALRLLDAWLDGFSMQSWWQPTVCALILGLLVSVVWPLVVRVAWPIAYFTLGVGTYILLSAAALAILQAVPGVELHGFSTAVVITVAMSAVGAVISSVLAVDEDEIFFRRAARRRRKAKHRTDFADQPPGVVFLQIDGLGYDTVRRAVRDGDMPTFAKWLSEGTHSLTRWHTDWSSQTGASVCGILHGSNHDILGFRWYEKDRDHVMACAHPADAAEIERRHSDGRGLLSIGGASHGNLFSGDAPHVSLTMSSVPVLTPRKRRRDRVGAGYRAYFANPVNVLRTFGVALADVVRELSAAAKQRRAGVLPRIPRGGLYPLARPGTTVIARDVVVSAIIGDLLAGRPVVYADFLGYDEVAHHSGIERFDTLEVLRSIDQQFARLLRAARLSPRKYHIVGLSDHGQTQGQAFVDRFGETIEALVGRLCGGAPVAEQGKRRQAESWQVNAALAEASASGGLIARRLRARVEGAEGAENRPRTATGSPGQVTRVAPGVVAVVSGHLAMVSFTEHEGRVELETIEREYPDLLPTLVDHDGVGFLLVRSREFGPVVLGRDGLKRLATGVVIGEDPLADYGPYAAELVQRVDSFPHCADIMINSRYDPDSDQSSPFERHVGSHGGLGGPQQRGFLLYPREFPTPGEPVGAEAVHRVFRDWLTFLGHPRPGAAEDKTAIVTSEAVS is encoded by the coding sequence ATGACGACCCCTGCTCCGGCGAAGGGCCGGTTGTTGCGCGGCGGCCGGGTCGTCGCGCGCGTGCTGCTGGTCTGGGTGGCGGTCACCGGCGCGTTGCGGCTGCTCGACGCGTGGCTCGACGGGTTCTCCATGCAGTCGTGGTGGCAGCCGACGGTGTGCGCGCTGATCCTCGGCCTGCTCGTCTCGGTGGTGTGGCCGCTCGTGGTGCGGGTGGCGTGGCCGATCGCGTACTTCACCCTCGGCGTCGGCACGTACATCCTGCTCAGCGCCGCGGCGTTGGCGATCCTGCAGGCCGTACCCGGCGTTGAGCTGCACGGCTTCTCCACGGCGGTCGTCATCACCGTCGCGATGTCCGCCGTGGGCGCGGTGATCTCCAGCGTGCTGGCCGTCGACGAGGACGAAATCTTCTTCCGCCGCGCCGCTCGCCGCCGGCGGAAAGCGAAGCACCGCACCGATTTCGCCGACCAGCCGCCCGGCGTGGTCTTCCTGCAGATCGACGGTCTCGGCTACGACACCGTCCGCCGCGCCGTCCGGGACGGCGACATGCCGACCTTCGCCAAATGGCTGTCCGAGGGCACGCATTCGCTCACCCGCTGGCACACCGACTGGAGTTCGCAGACCGGCGCGAGCGTCTGCGGGATCCTGCACGGTTCGAACCACGACATCCTCGGTTTCCGCTGGTACGAAAAGGATCGCGACCACGTCATGGCGTGCGCGCATCCGGCCGACGCGGCCGAGATCGAGCGGCGGCACAGCGACGGGCGCGGCCTGCTGTCGATCGGGGGCGCGAGCCACGGCAACCTGTTCTCCGGCGACGCCCCGCACGTCAGCCTGACCATGAGTTCGGTGCCGGTGCTCACGCCGCGCAAGCGTCGCCGGGACCGCGTCGGAGCTGGATATCGCGCCTACTTCGCCAACCCGGTCAACGTGTTGCGCACCTTCGGGGTCGCACTCGCCGACGTCGTTCGCGAACTGTCCGCGGCGGCCAAGCAGCGACGCGCCGGCGTGCTGCCCCGGATCCCGCGCGGTGGCCTCTACCCGCTCGCCCGGCCGGGCACGACGGTGATCGCACGCGACGTCGTGGTGTCCGCGATCATCGGCGACCTGCTCGCCGGGCGACCGGTGGTGTACGCCGATTTCCTCGGCTACGACGAGGTCGCGCACCACTCCGGCATCGAACGGTTCGACACGTTGGAAGTGCTGCGGTCGATCGACCAGCAGTTCGCGCGGCTGCTGCGCGCCGCTCGACTCTCGCCGCGGAAGTACCACATCGTCGGGCTGTCCGATCACGGGCAAACGCAGGGCCAGGCGTTCGTCGACCGGTTCGGCGAGACCATCGAAGCGCTCGTCGGACGGCTCTGCGGCGGTGCTCCCGTGGCCGAGCAAGGAAAGCGTCGGCAGGCGGAAAGCTGGCAGGTCAACGCCGCGCTGGCCGAGGCGAGCGCGAGCGGCGGCCTGATCGCCCGGCGGCTGCGTGCTCGGGTCGAAGGCGCGGAAGGAGCCGAGAACCGGCCGCGCACCGCGACTGGCTCGCCAGGGCAGGTCACGCGGGTGGCGCCCGGAGTGGTCGCCGTCGTGTCCGGGCATCTGGCGATGGTGTCGTTCACCGAGCACGAGGGCCGGGTCGAGCTGGAAACGATCGAACGCGAGTACCCGGACCTGCTGCCGACGCTGGTCGACCACGACGGCGTCGGGTTCCTGCTGGTCCGCAGCCGCGAGTTCGGCCCGGTGGTGCTGGGCCGCGACGGGCTGAAGCGGCTGGCCACCGGCGTCGTGATCGGCGAAGACCCGCTGGCCGACTACGGGCCGTACGCTGCCGAACTGGTCCAGCGCGTCGACAGCTTCCCGCATTGCGCGGACATCATGATCAACAGCCGGTACGACCCGGACTCCGACCAGTCCTCGCCGTTCGAACGGCACGTCGGCTCGCACGGCGGCCTCGGCGGACCGCAGCAGCGCGGCTTCCTGCTGTATCCGCGAGAATTCCCGACGCCCGGCGAACCCGTCGGCGCGGAAGCCGTGCACCGCGTGTTCCGCGACTGGCTCACCTTCCTCGGCCACCCGCGACCCGGTGCGGCCGAAGACAAAACCGCTATCGTCACCTCGGAGGCAGTGTCATGA
- a CDS encoding sialidase family protein: MSTAVAATTSGGVLYRPSTASGSTEDASYPRVIRLAHNGSANGTLLATFSHSGTGVGKANFPIYRSTDNGVTWTSSPISTVTDTQHGWDLDGPTLYELPRAEGSLPAGTLLAAGTAWNHGDYTQQAVEVFVSTNQGASWTYRSSCAAESGMANTIGHGIWEPEFATTDHGLICYFSDERSSVNNYAQVLAHAVSTDGGLTWGNEVYDVALQNGVDRPGMATVVPLPNGTYAMTYEDCKAGADPDQACDVYFKTSPDAEAWNPGSLGTRIETADHRFLLHTPYLTWSPAGGANGTLIASGQRVVAGTDGSLAIQPEDGHVLFVNRNLGSGPWQEITTPVTTAPTGGYDAGETACAGYSSPLLGAPSGNTFLMLAGTHLSTGKCETDFGTATLPNAQGRITGPGTTGKCVDVNTNTSVNGNAVQLYTCGIATGQQWSLETDGTIRAFDKCLNIVGGGTANSSKVELRDCLGTGAQQWQARADGSIYNPQSGRCLDDPQAQTADGTQLQIYDCNGLFTQVWHVPA; encoded by the coding sequence GTGAGTACCGCCGTCGCGGCCACCACGTCCGGCGGGGTGCTTTACCGGCCCAGCACCGCCAGCGGATCCACTGAGGACGCGAGCTATCCGCGCGTCATCCGCCTCGCGCACAACGGCAGCGCGAACGGCACCCTGCTGGCCACGTTCTCCCATTCCGGCACCGGCGTCGGGAAGGCGAACTTCCCGATCTACCGCTCGACCGACAACGGCGTCACCTGGACGTCCTCGCCGATCAGCACGGTCACCGACACCCAGCACGGCTGGGATCTCGACGGCCCGACGCTCTACGAACTGCCGCGCGCCGAAGGATCGTTGCCCGCCGGCACGCTGCTCGCCGCGGGCACTGCCTGGAACCACGGCGACTACACGCAGCAGGCGGTCGAGGTTTTCGTGTCCACCAATCAGGGCGCGAGCTGGACCTACCGCAGCTCGTGCGCGGCCGAGTCCGGCATGGCGAACACGATCGGCCACGGCATCTGGGAGCCGGAGTTCGCCACCACCGACCACGGGCTCATCTGCTATTTTTCCGACGAACGCTCGTCGGTGAACAACTACGCCCAGGTGCTCGCGCACGCGGTCTCCACCGACGGCGGCCTCACGTGGGGCAACGAGGTCTACGACGTCGCCCTGCAGAACGGCGTCGACCGGCCCGGGATGGCCACCGTCGTCCCCTTGCCCAACGGCACGTACGCGATGACTTATGAGGACTGCAAAGCCGGTGCCGACCCGGACCAGGCCTGCGACGTCTACTTCAAGACGTCGCCGGACGCCGAAGCGTGGAACCCCGGCAGCCTCGGCACCCGGATCGAGACCGCCGACCACCGGTTCCTGCTGCACACGCCGTACCTGACGTGGTCCCCGGCGGGCGGCGCGAACGGCACGCTCATCGCGTCCGGCCAGCGGGTCGTCGCGGGCACGGACGGTTCGCTGGCGATCCAGCCGGAGGACGGGCACGTGCTGTTCGTGAACCGGAACCTCGGATCCGGTCCGTGGCAAGAGATCACGACGCCGGTGACCACCGCGCCGACCGGCGGCTACGACGCGGGCGAGACGGCCTGCGCCGGGTACAGTTCGCCGCTGCTCGGCGCGCCCTCGGGCAACACGTTCCTGATGCTCGCGGGCACGCATTTGTCCACCGGCAAATGCGAAACCGACTTCGGCACGGCGACGCTGCCGAACGCGCAGGGTCGGATCACCGGCCCCGGCACCACCGGCAAATGCGTCGACGTGAACACCAACACGTCGGTCAACGGCAACGCGGTGCAGCTGTACACCTGCGGGATCGCGACCGGACAGCAGTGGTCGCTGGAAACCGACGGCACGATCCGCGCCTTCGACAAATGCCTGAACATCGTCGGCGGCGGCACGGCGAATTCGTCCAAAGTGGAGCTTCGCGATTGCCTAGGCACGGGCGCGCAGCAGTGGCAGGCGCGCGCGGACGGTTCGATTTACAACCCGCAGTCGGGGCGTTGCCTGGACGATCCGCAGGCGCAGACGGCGGATGGCACACAGTTGCAGATCTATGACTGCAACGGCTTGTTCACCCAGGTTTGGCACGTTCCAGCCTGA
- a CDS encoding glycoside hydrolase family 2 protein yields MTIAENAAEPTAAEAVPRPGYPRPDRDRSARWLSLNGRWQFAADDGAPDSITVPFAWETPASGVHRTWLEHAVYTRTITVPSEWAGHRVALCFGAVHHRAVVSIDGAVLGSHVGGHSSFEFDVTDVLEPGRAAELTVEVDAPADKREIPHGKQRSIPRDDYDGVSFTPTSGIWQSVWLEARGRTYAAEVSVRGDSLTGFDIVGELAGDAPESASVVALLEGRETVLSVRDGRFSGRLEVPSPQLWSPQSPHLYSIALTVGEGDYADRLTVTGGLRRIETRGEALYLNEERLYVRGVLDQGYWPESGLTAPDDEALVRDLDLARELGFSLVRKHLKFEEPRWLDHADRTGMLIWAEPPAPSRFSPAAAAAFEAQLPDLVRRDGNHPSIVIWGLYNEEWGLDWDIPGSPERAAAAVRAYDLMRSLDDTRPIVENSGWAHVKTDLVDWHYYDENPRNWAENLAALASGERESFEVKLRPDFLVDKSFYGSADFPRSGVPVLNSEYGAGFTSLERAWHVRWQTQEIRRHDRFSGYIYTELTDVEHEMAGLLDAHRRPKDWGGLNPADAFAATTLVVDLVPAHAGADLPVPNEPLTLDVHVSHTGQEPIAGTLHAGWGASGSRNLPAASASLAAQAKPFRLSDTFPLTVPAPGGPARLHLWLETDGKVTARTFVDAAVVEELNRRGARD; encoded by the coding sequence ATGACGATTGCCGAGAACGCCGCCGAGCCGACCGCCGCGGAGGCGGTCCCCCGGCCCGGCTATCCGCGTCCCGACCGGGACCGGTCCGCGCGGTGGCTGAGCCTCAACGGCCGCTGGCAGTTCGCCGCGGACGACGGGGCGCCCGATTCGATCACCGTCCCGTTCGCTTGGGAGACACCGGCTTCCGGAGTGCACCGGACCTGGCTGGAGCACGCGGTCTACACGCGCACGATCACGGTTCCTTCGGAGTGGGCGGGACATCGGGTGGCACTGTGCTTCGGCGCGGTGCATCACCGAGCGGTCGTCTCGATCGACGGAGCGGTCCTCGGTTCGCACGTCGGCGGGCACAGTTCGTTCGAGTTCGACGTCACCGACGTGCTGGAGCCGGGCCGGGCCGCCGAGCTGACCGTCGAGGTCGACGCGCCTGCGGACAAACGCGAAATCCCGCACGGCAAACAACGTTCGATCCCGCGGGACGACTACGACGGCGTCTCGTTCACGCCGACGTCCGGGATCTGGCAGAGCGTCTGGCTCGAAGCTCGCGGACGCACTTACGCCGCTGAAGTTTCCGTACGCGGGGATTCGCTGACCGGCTTTGACATCGTTGGCGAACTCGCCGGGGACGCCCCAGAAAGCGCGTCCGTGGTCGCACTCCTGGAAGGCCGCGAGACTGTTCTTTCGGTGCGGGACGGGCGTTTCTCCGGTCGCTTGGAGGTTCCTTCCCCGCAATTGTGGAGCCCGCAATCACCGCATCTGTACTCCATCGCGCTCACCGTCGGCGAAGGCGACTACGCCGACCGGCTGACCGTGACCGGCGGCCTCCGCAGGATCGAAACGCGCGGTGAGGCGTTGTACCTCAACGAGGAACGGCTGTACGTGCGAGGCGTGCTCGACCAGGGCTACTGGCCGGAATCCGGGCTCACCGCACCGGACGACGAAGCTCTGGTTCGCGACCTCGACCTGGCGCGCGAACTCGGTTTTTCGCTGGTGCGCAAGCATTTGAAGTTCGAGGAACCGCGGTGGCTCGACCACGCCGACCGGACCGGGATGCTGATCTGGGCCGAACCGCCCGCTCCGAGCCGGTTCAGCCCGGCCGCCGCGGCGGCGTTCGAGGCGCAACTGCCGGATCTCGTGCGCCGCGACGGCAACCATCCGTCGATCGTGATCTGGGGGCTGTACAACGAAGAATGGGGCCTGGACTGGGACATCCCGGGCAGCCCGGAGCGCGCCGCCGCGGCCGTGCGGGCCTACGACCTCATGCGCTCGCTCGACGACACGCGGCCGATCGTGGAGAACTCCGGCTGGGCGCACGTCAAGACGGATTTGGTCGACTGGCATTACTACGACGAAAACCCGCGCAACTGGGCGGAAAACCTCGCCGCGCTCGCGTCCGGCGAGAGGGAGTCGTTCGAGGTCAAGCTGCGGCCGGATTTCCTGGTCGACAAATCGTTCTACGGTTCGGCCGACTTTCCACGCTCCGGCGTGCCGGTGCTGAACAGCGAGTACGGGGCCGGGTTCACCAGCCTGGAACGGGCCTGGCACGTGCGCTGGCAGACCCAGGAAATCCGCAGGCACGACCGGTTTTCCGGGTATATCTACACCGAACTGACCGACGTGGAACACGAGATGGCGGGCCTGCTGGACGCGCACCGGCGGCCGAAGGACTGGGGCGGACTGAACCCGGCCGACGCCTTCGCGGCGACGACCCTGGTGGTCGACCTCGTGCCCGCACACGCCGGTGCCGACCTGCCGGTCCCGAACGAACCGCTGACCCTTGACGTGCACGTCTCGCACACCGGCCAGGAACCGATCGCGGGAACACTGCACGCGGGCTGGGGTGCGTCGGGTTCCCGAAACCTGCCTGCTGCATCCGCTTCGCTTGCCGCGCAAGCTAAACCGTTCCGTCTCAGCGACACTTTCCCGCTGACCGTTCCCGCACCGGGCGGCCCGGCGCGGCTGCACCTGTGGCTGGAAACGGACGGCAAGGTGACGGCGCGGACGTTCGTGGACGCGGCGGTCGTGGAGGAACTGAACCGGCGCGGCGCGCGGGACTGA